The Vicia villosa cultivar HV-30 ecotype Madison, WI unplaced genomic scaffold, Vvil1.0 ctg.000854F_1_1, whole genome shotgun sequence genome has a segment encoding these proteins:
- the LOC131631659 gene encoding uncharacterized protein LOC131631659 has translation MDPNQYNFQQSMFHLIQNQQNSNPQNSQFPPPPTNSTVFFSPPNNPNMYFRPHRNTHGMNFSHHEPETPNGFMSERQVPQFSTQVGIENFTIDKEQWRPVKKKPREVFTREEDTPLMQSWLNVSKDPIVGVDKKFNSFWLRITDNYNQYRGHSRE, from the coding sequence ATGGACCCTAATCAATATAATTTTCAACAGTCTATGTTCCATCTCATACAAAATCAGCAAAATTCTAATCCTCAAAATTCTCAATTCCCCCCACCACCAACAAACTCTACCGTATTTTTTTCGCCACCAAACAACCCAAATATGTATTTTAGACCACATAGAAATACTCATGGGATGAATTTTTCTCATCACGAACCCGAAACACCAAATGGGTTTATGTCCGAACGTCAAGTTCCACAATTTTCAACTCAAGTTGGTATTGAAAATTTTACAATTGATAAAGAACAATGGCGTCCAGTTAAGAAAAAACCTCGAGAGGTATTCACAAGGGAAGAAGATACACCTCTTATGCAATCATGGCTCAATGTTTCAAAGGATCCAATTGTGGGAGTTGATAAAAAATTCAATAGCTTTTGGTTAAGAATCACCGATAATTATAACCAATATCGTGGGCACTCACGAGAATAG
- the LOC131631657 gene encoding uncharacterized protein LOC131631657 produces the protein MANNVTVTKEVTRRTFTCSFFREDITPLIRLSTSVTGHNLDEFRKTYGHILHMLTSRVDEWALYTLLQFYDPELRCFTFLDYQLAPTLEEYADILKIKVQHRIPFPNGGTHGFYVKFLMRKADALVIGKKWKEFNALLAVMIYGLVLFPNIPNFVDLTAICLFMDQNPVPTLLADTYYAVHSRYGTKGAVGGCLPLLYEWFTSHLPKSGPFVTTRDSQKWPQRIMGLTANDIVWYHLGKGIEEVITRCGSFGNVPLIGTKGVINYNPRLALRQLGFALKDKPLDKEIFESVCFEKGADPVGLEKVRAPGIVFIQMTELP, from the exons ATGGCTAACAATGTGACAGTTACCAAAGAGGTTACTAGGCGTACCTTCACCTGCAGTTTCTTCCGTGAGGATATAACGCCTCTGATTCGTTTGAGTACTTCAGTTACTGGGCATAACTTGGATGAGTTCAGGAAGACATATGGCCATATCTTACACATGTTAACTTCTCGGGTTGATGAATGGGCTCTATACACACTTCTTCAGTTCTACGATCCTGAGttacgatgtttcacctttcttGATTACCAACTGGCACCAACCCTTGAAGAATATGCTGACATCCTCAAGATTAAGGTTCAACATAGGATCCCTTTT cctaatggtggaaccCACGGATTCTATGTTAAATTTCTGATGAGAAAAGCTGATGCCCTTGTTATTGGGAAGAAATGGAAGGAATTCAATGCTCTCTTAGCTGttatgatctatggtttggtgttgttcccgaATATCCCGAATTTCGTCGACCTCACTGCCATTTGCCTCTTTATGGATCAAAACCCCGTGCCTACTCTCTTGGCGGATACTTATTATGCTGTTCATTCCAGGTATGGGACGAAGGGAGCAGTTGGAGGCTgtttaccgttgttatacgagtgGTTCACTTCACACTTGCCTAAAAGTGGACCGTTTGTCACAACAAGGGACTCacagaaatggcctcaaaggatcatggggcttacggCAAATGACATCGTTTGGTATCACCTTGGAAAGGGGATAGAGGAGGTTATTACTAGATGTGGTAGTTTTGGCAACGTTCCCCTCATAGGAACAAAAGGAGTTATCAATTACAATCCGAGGCTAGCGCTGCGCCAGTTAGGTTTTGCGCTAAAGGACAAGCCATTAGACAAAGAAATATTTGAATCTGTTTGCTTTGAGAAAGGGGCTGATCCAGTGGGTCTAGAAAAAGTGAGAGCGCCTGGAATAGTATTCATACAGATGACCGAACTTCCTTAG
- the LOC131631658 gene encoding uncharacterized protein LOC131631658, whose translation MTSNKWPCLKICWVLRTSCSWKKSGASEKDILVNAHAFFEQDEGAPFNLVYAWRLLKDEPKWMEACTENSLKRIENSTSGAYTASPNSETPSSYEFNSSSPMERRMGQKAAERKGKAKENTNATEPPSSVISDTINKRMDLMENLARLKEEENKLVKEKMESEARLKEEENKLIKEKMEFEAMQFIMSDTSKMNDAQREFHEKRCNNLNEKYGW comes from the coding sequence ATGACATCGAATAAATGGCCTTGTTTAAAAATTTGTTGGGTGTTACGAACAAGCTGTTCATGGAAAAAAAGTGGGGCATCAGAGAAAGATATCTTAGTCAATGCACATGCTTTTTTTGAACAAGATGAAGGTGCACCATTCAATCTTGTATATGCATGGAGGCTTttaaaagatgaacctaaatGGATGGAAGCATGCACCGAAAATTCTTTAAAGAGAATAGAGAATTCTACTAGTGGTGCATACACGGCATCGCCAAACTCAGAGACACCTTCAAGTTATGAGTTTAACTCATCATCTCCAATGGAGCGTCGAATGGGACAAAAGGCGGCAGAACGAAAAGGTAAGGCAAAGGAAAATACAAATGCAACTGAACCTCCTTCTAGTGTTATTTCTGATACAATAAATAAAAGAATGGATTTAATGGAAAATCTAGCACGACTTAAGGAGGAAGAAAACAAATTAGTCAAGGAAAAGATGGAGTCTGAAGCACGACTTAAGGAGGAAGAAAACAAATTAATCAAGGAAAAGATGGAGTTTGAAGCAATGCAATTCATAATGTCAGACACTTCTAAGATGAATGATGCTCAGCGTGAATTTCATGAAAAACGTTGTAATAACCTAAACGAAAAATATGGATGGTAA